GAAGGCTGGCTGGTACAGCGCTGAGACATCCGGCTGGGGTGGTGCTGTGCAGTTGCAGGGCAAGGAGCTGAGCACCAACAACCTGCTGGATCTGGAGGCGGCTCTGGCCACGGTGCGTGAATTCGGTTACGGCAGCGGGGGACTGCATCCCGCCAGTCGTGCTGCTGCGGTGGTGGTCAAGCACACCAATCCCTGTGGTGTGGCCGTTGGTGATGGCACAGCTACGGCGCTCACCCGTGCGTTGGATGCCGATCGGGTCAGTGCCTTCGGCGGCATCGTGGCTTTGAACGGGTGTGTGGATGCTGCCGCAGCCAAGGAACTCACCAGTCTGTTCCTGGAGTGCGTCGTCGCCCCTTCGTTTGCACCTGAGGCCCGCGAGATCCTGTCGGCCAAGGGCAACCTGCGCTTGCTGGAGCTGGCTCCCGAAGCCATTGATGCGGCTGGGCGCGATCACGTCCGCAGCATTCTTGGCGGAGTGCTCGTTCAGGACCTTGATGACGAACTGGTCACACCTGACGACTGGACCGTGGCCACCGACCGTGCGCCCACGGCGACGGAGCGGGACGATCTCTGCTTCGCCTGGCAGCTGGTGCGACATGTGCGCTCCAATGCGATCGTCGTGGCACGCGATGGTCAGAGCCTCGGGGTGGGAGCCGGCCAGATGAACCGGGTGGGTTCGGCCCGAATTGCTCTCGAGGCTGCTGGCGCTCGGGCCAAAGGTGCTGTTTTGGCCAGTGATGGATTCTTCCCGTTCGATGACACGGTTCGCCTGGCCGCTGAACACGGCATCACCGCTGTGATTCATCCCGGTGGCAGCAAGCGAGATGACGATTCAATTCGGGCTTGCAACGAACTGGGCGTGGCCATGCTCCTGACGGGACGCCGCCATTTCCTGCATTGACGCGATCATTGCTGCGCTCGCCCGGGCATCAGCCCGGGGTGTTGCAGTTCTAGGGTCATTGAAATCCATGTGATCTTTGATGCCTGCGACCCTGTCTTTTGGCCTCAACTTCGTTCATCCCTTGATGATGTGGTCGCTGCTCGCCGCAGGCGGTTACGCCATGTATCTGGGCATCAAGGCCAAAAAGGTCCGAACCGGCACGGCCGAACAACGCAAGGCGTTGCTGCCCGGAAAGTTTGCTCAGCGCCATTACCTCTGGGGCAGTGCCCTGCTTGCCTTCATGGTGTTCGGCACCATCGGCGGCATGGCCGTCACCTACCTCAATAACGGCAAGCTCTTTGTCGGCCCCCACCTGCTGGTGGGCCTGGCGATGACCGCCATGATCGCTGGCGCTGCTGCATTGTCCCCATTGATGCAACGCGGCAATCTGATTGCCCGCAAGGCTCACGTCGGACTGAATATGGGCCTGCTCACCTTGTTCCTCTGGCAGGCGGTCAGCGGTATGGAGATTCTCAACCGCATCTGGGAAAACCGCTGATTCAGTTCATCTGCTGAGGTTTCAGTGCAGAAACCCCCTTCATCGATGGAGGGGGTTTTTTGATGGCGTTGATGATGCAGGGATCAACTCAGTTGGCGGCTAAGTGGTCTCGAGGCCGTTGAAGAGCTCTTGGTGCACCGCAAAGGTGTGATAAAGCGATGTGCCATCTTCCGGCTGAAGCTTCCGGCCATCGCAGGTGTAAGCGATGGAACAGACGAGATTTCCATGCCAGGCGATGTGGTCATCACTGTGTGACTGAGACCAAGACATCATTTCTGCAAAATCAATTGCGAGGTGCGCCCCGATTTTTGTGCAGGCTTTGCAGAGTTTGTAGAGGGCAGGAGGCTTTGAAGCTAGTGAGAGTGACTGCCTCAAAGACAATTCATTGAACACACCGGTGTAGCGGATGTAGTCAATGATTTCCGTTTCATCATCGCTGAGATCGGCCTTCAGCAACGCCGCTTCAAACCGTTCTGGATCGAGGCTGGGTCTGGGCGCGACCGACATGGGCAATCAGAAGGCGGCCCGACGCCGGGGGGGACATGCCAACCCGTGGCTGGCATGAAAGTCTTCCTGGACTTTCCAGGTGAGTCGACGAGAAATCTGGCGCACGATTTGGCGGAGCAGATGATCGCCGCTGGATTGGACCAGACGGTCGGGAAGCATGGTGATCACGCGAGGCAAGGCCACCCAGACCGTCAGATCCAGAGTCCAGCTCACCCAGGTCTGCGCGAGGCCTGAGGGATCCAGCTGATCATTCACCAACCCAAGGCTGGCCTGGAAGTCAACGTCGTACAACTTGGCCAGGCTGGGATCAAGATCCGGCAGCGCTACCGTCTCGATGGCGTATTGGTCGTTGTCCCGGGGCAGCAGACGCAAGCCGATGGTCGGCTCCACCTCGAATCCGAAGTTGCCGAAACGTCCCAGGGTGAGGGCATAGGCCTGGGCGTCGATAGCTTCCACGTCCATGGGAGCGGCGCAACGACGAAACCAGCCTTCGTGTTGATCGAGATAAGCCGAGACCGTCTGGGGATCAGCCCGCATTTCCATGCGGTCACTGAAGTGACTGCGGTAGCAGCGCACCTGGGGGTCTTGGTCCTGGCGAGAGCGCAGGGTATCGGCTGATGGTCTCGACAAGAGCAGCACGGATGGGAGTCCCTGGCGGGTCAGTCGCACAAGGTGAACTAATGTAAAGCGCTTGGGTCGTCAGTTCTCATCGCTGAGCGCAATCAAGCGTTGGATCACGTGTTCCACCACGCGATCGGGTGTGGATGCACCCGAGGTGATGCCCACGTTGATGGGGCCACTGGGTAAGAAGTTGTGGTCGCGGGTCAGGTCCTCGCCCAGTGGTTTGTGCTCAATGCTGTTGTCTTCGCTGATCCGTTCCGGCGTGTCGATGTGGAAGGAGCGAATGCCGCGACTGATCGCGATTTCCTGCAAGTGGGTGGTGTTGGAGGAGTTGTAGCCGCCGATCACGACCATCAGGTCCAAGGGTTCATCCACGAGCGAGAACATGGCGTCCTGGCGCTCCTGGGTCGCATCGCAGATGGTGTTGAAGGCCAGAAAGTGTTCGTTTAGCTGAGTCGGGCCGAACTTGCTGAGCATCGTTCGCTCGAACAGCCTGCCGATTTCCTCGGTTTCACGTTTGAGCATCGTGGTCTGATTGGCCACTCCCAGGCGTTCCAGATCGCGGTCGGGGTCAAACCCAGGTGAGCAGGCCTTGGAGAAGCGGGCCATGAAGCTGGAGCGCTCGCCTTTGCCAAGGATGTAGTCGGCAACAATCTGGGCTTCCTCCAGATCAAGAACCACGAGGTAAGTCCCGGCGAACGAACTGGTGGCCAGTGTCTCCTCATGCTTCACCTTGCCGTGAATGATCGAGGTGAACGTGTGCTTCTTGTGTTTCTCGACGGTGTTCCACACCTTCGACACCCAAGGACAGGTGGTATCCACGATGTGGCAGCCCCGTTCGTTGAGCAGCTGCATCTCCTGCACCGTGGCGCCGAAGGCGGGAAGAATCACCACATCGCCGTTGGTGACGCCAGAAAAATCCTTGACGCCATCCTCAACTGGGATGAACTGCACGTTCATCTCGCGCAGGTGATCGTTCACCGAAGGGTTGTGGATGATCTCATTGGTGATCCACAGGCGCTCGCTGGGGTAGTGCTTGCGGGTTTCGTACGCCATGGCGACGGCTCGTTCCACGCCCCAGCAGAAGCCGAAGGCTTCGGCTAGGCGCACATTCAGGCGGCCATGGCTGAGCTTGTAGCCGTTTTCGCGGATGGATCCGATCAGACCGCTCTGATAGGCCTGCTCAAGGCTTCCCGCCACTTCCTCGGCCCGTCCGAACCCGCGTCGGTTGTAACGGTCGGAGTGATGCAAGGAGCGCTTGAAGGCGTGGGTATCCATGGGCGCGGCGGCAGTTCGGTGACTCTATGGGCTGTGGGCCATGGTCGTCTTCATGGAATGACCAGGGCGAGGTCATTCCCATGGGAGTGACCATTAGAAAACCCCGACCCGTGAGGGCCGGGGTTGATGGGTTCACGTGATGAACCTCAGTTGCCGGCAGAGGCGAAATCGGGATAAGCCTCCATTCCGTGCTCGCCGATGTCGAGACCGTTGATCTCTTCTTCTTCGGTAACACGGATGCCGCCGAACAGAGCACCGATGATGCTCCATGCGATCCAGCAGGTGACCAGCGTCCAGATGGCATAAGCCGCGCAGCCAACAGCTTGGATGCCCAGCTGAGAGATGCCGCCGCCGTTGAACAGGCCAATGCCGGTTGCACCGTCAACGCCCCAGAGGCCAACCACCAGGGTGCCCCAGACGCCGCACACGCCGTGAACGGAGAAGGCGCCGACAGGGTCATCGATGCCTGCGTTGTCGAGGGCTGCGACCGCGAACACCACGATGATGCCGCCGATCAGGCCAGCCACCCAGGCACCAACCATGGTCATGTTTCCGCAACCTGCGGTGATGCTCACCAGACCGGCAAGGATGCCGTTGATGATCATGGTGAGGTCAGGCTTGCCAGACGTGATAGTGGATACGATTGTGGCGCCAATGGCTCCACCAGCTGCGGCAAGGGTGGTTGTCACGGCCACATAAGCAACCGTTTCATCCATCCCAAGCACAGAGCCCGGGTTGAAGCCGTACCAGCCGATCCAGAGGATCAAGGCACCCAGTGTGGCGATGGCCATGTTGTGGCCAGGAATGGCTTGGGTGCGGCCATTCACGTATTTACCGATGCGGGGTCCGAGCAGCATGGCGCCAACCAGGCCAGCCCAGGCACCCACGGAGTGAACGATGGAGGAACCAGCGAAATCGATGAAACCAAGTTTCGCCAGCCAGCCATCGCCGTTCCACTGCCATGAGCCGGAAATCGGATAGATGAAGGCGGTGAGGACCAGCGCGAAGATCACAAACTCACCGAACTTGACGCGCTCAGCAACAAGTCCGGAAACGATGGTTGCGGCCGTTCCTGCGAAAGCAGCCTGGAAAAGGAAATCAACGGAAGGAACGAGGCTTCCATCCGTGACCATCTCGGGAGTCACCGTGGGATCAAAGAACAGTCCCAAAGCGCCACCTTTGCCGTAGTAAAGGATGCCGTCCCAGAAGGCGCTGCCATACATCAGCGAGAAGCCGATGAACCAGTAGGCAGTCACCGCCAGAGCGAAGACGAAGAGGTTCTTGGCAAGGATGTTGACTGCATTTTTCTGGCGACACATCCCGGCTTCCACCATGGCGAAGCCGGCGTTCATGAAGATCACCAGAATGGTTGCCACCAGCAACCAGAGATTGTTGGCGAGAAACGCTGCGTTCAGATCGGGGAGATCAGCAGCGTGGGCCGACAGGTTGAAGAGGCCCAGACCCACGAGGGCCACAGGCACGCAAGCGAGCCAGGTGAGCGAGCGGTTCGTGCGGAAGCCGCGAATGCTTCTCAGGAGAAGCATCGGTCCATTCAGGAGGCTGACCTCCTGAAGCCGCGACTTGCTCCGCCTGGAAGGCGTATGCAGAGCAGTTGTCATGAATGAGGAGCAGGGCTGCAATCACAGTGAGGATTTCCTCACCGCTTAGATAGCAATGTGCACCTCAACTGACACCTGGCAAGTGTCTGTTGTTACACAACTGATGCTGGGTATTGCAAATTGTGCATGCGCAGTAACGAACGCTGCATTTCACTTGTTAAGCGGTTTTGGAAGGCACACATCCCTCGTCCCTTCCCAAAGCACGCGATCGGCTTCAAAGCGAAAACAACACGGGAGCACTTCAACGCCGCAGGCCATGGCTTCGCGGAAGAGCTCCCCATAGCGCGGGTCGGCGATGTCGCCTGGAGCAAAACCCGTCACATCCGGTCGGCTCAGGCAAGGCACCAGCACGCCGCGAGCCTCTGGCAGCACATGCATCAGTTCCTGCAGGTGTTTCTGACCGCGCTCTGTGACGGTGTCAGGGAAGAGGGCCAATGGGCCGTCGCTCCAGGTGGTGTTTTTGACCTCGAGATAGATCGGACGCTGATCTTCGGCGCTGGCATCCGGAGTGAGCAACAGGTCGATGCGACTGCGGCGGTTCTCGCCGTAGGCCACCTCAGCCCGGATTCCAGCAATCGCACCCAGCTGCTGCTCCAGGCAGCCGGCTTCGATCGTTGCCCGGATCAAACGGTTGGGTAGTGCGGTGTTGATGCCCACCCAGCAAGGCGTCCCGTCGGCACCGGGAACTTCCGCCTGCTCCCAGGTCCAGGCCAGCTTGCGCTTGGGGGAGGGGGCGTAGCGCATCCGCACCCTGCCACCGGGATGCAGCACTCCGGTCATGGGACCGGTGTTAGCGCAGTGGGCCGTCACAACGGTCCCGTCCTCGAGTTCAACGTCTGCCAGAAAGCGTTTGTAGCGCTTGATCAGGACGCCCTCCGTCAAGGGTTCGAATGCGAGCAGCGGGGTGACGGTCATCGGGGCGGGCTGGCTGCCGCCATCGTGCCTTGTACATGCACCGAGAATCCCCGCATGTGATGGAAGAGGCCTGCGGGCGTCAATGGCGAGATCCCTTAAGCGCATTGCCCTGGTGGTCACCTATGGCACCCTCCTGAGCAAAGGAGGTGGGTTGATTCGCCAACTGGTAATCGCTGCCGCCTTCGGCGTTGGTGCGGCCTATGACGCCTACAACTACGCATACGTGCTGCCTGGCTTTCTGCTGATCCTGCTTGGAGGGATCAATGGGCCGTTCCACAGCGCCATGGTCAGCGTGTTGAGCCGTCGCCCCCGCGACGAGGGAGCCCACATCCTCGCGGCGCTCAACACCACGGTGAGTGCCCTTTTGCTCGCGGTGACGGCGGTTCTGGTGCTGGCGGCAGAACCATTGATCACGCTTGTGGGGCCGGGACTGTCTCCTGAACTGCATGGGATTGCCGTCGCGCAGTTGCAGGTGATGGCTCCGATGGCCTTGCTGGCTGGCTTGATCGGCCTCGGTTTCGGGTCCTTGAACGCGGCGGATGAATTTTGGATTCCTGCCATCTCTCCGCTGATGTCGAGCCTGGCTCTGATCGTTGGGGTGGGTCTGCTCTGGTGGCAACTGGGTGCCTCGATCGCTGAACCCATCCATGCGCTTTGGGGTGGCGTGGTGCTGGCGTTGGCCACGCTTGTGGGGGCCCTGTTGCAATGGTTGCTCCAGCTGCCGGCGCTGGCGCGCCAGGGTTTGGCGCGTCTGCGCCTGGTGTGGGACTGGCGTCATCCCGGGGTTCGCGAGGTCTGGCGCGTGATGGGTCCGGCAACGCTCTCGTCGGGGATGCTTCAGATCAACGTGTTCACGGACCTGTTTTTTGCGTCGGGAATCTTCGGTGCAGCCGCCGGACTCGGCTACGCGAATCTCCTGGTCCAGACCCCTCTGGGTCTGATCTCCAATGCCTTGCTGGTGCCGCTACTGCCGACTTTTTCTCGCCTGACGGCTCTGGAAGATCGTCCTCAGCTGATCGCCAGAATTCGTCAGGGGGTGATGTTGTCAACGGCCTCCATGCTGCCGCTCGGCGCGTTGTTTCTGGCCCTGGCGGCGCCGATCGTGGCGCTCGTCTATGAGCGTGGTGCCTTTGATCAGCAGGCGGTGCAGCTGGTCACTGGGTTGCTGATGGCCTACGGCATCGGCATGCCGGCCTATCTGGGCCGGGATGTGCTGGTGCGGGTGTTCTATGCCCTCGGTGATGCGACAACGCCCTTCCGTCTTTCCGTGGCGGGCATTGGTCTGAATGTGCTTTTTGACTGGGCTCTGGTGGGTGGCCCCACGCCCTGGGGATCGCAGTTGCCGATCAATTTCGGCGCGCCCGGTCTCGTGTTGGCCACCGTTCTGATCAATCTGCTCACCTGTGTGGTGCTGTTGCTGGCGCTTCAGGCACGTCTCGGTGGGCTGCCGCTGAGGGAATGGGGCTTGGACACCATCAAGCTGATCCTGGCTGCGGTCGGCGCAGGTCTCTTCGCCTGGGGCCTCAGTGTTGGCCTCGCTTGGCCGGAGCATCTGATCGGACGTGGTCTCCAGGTGGCGCTTCCCGGGAGCCTGGGGCTGCTGCTCTTTATGGTTTTTGGTCAGGCTCTGGGCGTGCCGGAAGTGAACCAGATCAGTGGTGGCCTGCGGGGCAGGCTTATCCGTCGGTGAGCCGCACCGCGCGCTCCTCGCGCACTTGGATGGGTAGCTCGAGGTGTTGGCGTCCGATTACCTGTGGTCCTTCCACCGAGAGAATCCGCGCCTCGATGCCGAATTCGCGGAAGGCCGTATCGATCTCCTGGATCAAGGCTTTTTCAACCTGCGCTTCGGGATCGACAACCTTGCCAATCAGCCGTTCGCCCAGCCGACCAATTCTCTGGCGCACCACCTCTCTGGCGTTGGTGACCTCGATGATGAGCACGGGCACTCCAGGTTCTCAGCAACCTTATCGGCAGTGGTCCTCAAGAATCTGCTCGAGTTCGCAAAGTTGAGAGGACGGCAACAGGCGTGCCAGGGGTAGACGGCTGCTGCCGCCTCCAATCGGAACCTGCACGGCTTCGAGGGCACGCCGAGCACAAATGGCGGGGCCCTGGTCGAGAAGAGCGCTGCATTCAATGGCAAGCGTTTCGGCCAGGCCAGCGTCCCTGAGATACAGATGCCAGCCCGCCACCTGCAGATACAGACGGTCGCCCAGTGCAGCGGTGAGGTCCTGCAGATCAGCAGCGTCCAGGGTCATGGCGATGGCGAGGCTGCCGTCATGTTGCTCTCAGGATGCGGAGCTGTCCGCATCCTTACCTGGACGCAAGCGCAGAACGATCACCAGGTGGGTGATCAGTGCAGCAAGCCAAAGCTCGCTGAACAGGTCGAGATGACCCCAGGGTTGGCGCATTTCCTGGATAAACCAAAGCCCACTGTTCACTGCTGCAAACACCATGGCGTGCAGCACGAAATTCACCACTCGATTGAAGTGGCGGTACGTGGGATCGGTGGGGTCAGCGGGGCCGTACCAGCGGATGGGCATGGGGATGGGCCGTTGCAGTGAAGTGATTGTGGCGTGGGGATGGACCCCTGTTGACGAAGGGCACCTCTGTGGGGTCAGATGGTGTCACGCAAGCGCTTGTAGCTCAGCGGATTAGAGCATCTGACTACGGATCAGAGGGTCGGGAGTTCGAATCTCTCCAGGCGCGCTTTCAAACTGCCTCCGGGCAGTTTTTTTTTGTCTTTTTCGACAAACAGGGCCCGTTGCTTACGATTTAGGCAACGCAACATTGCAAGGCATGACGGATTTCGCTTCGGCCCCGATCAATGCATCCTTGGCCGCCATGGATCCGGCCATCGCTGGCCTGATCGATCAGGAGCAGAAGCGGCAGGAGACCCACCTCGAACTGATCGCCTCTGAGAATTTCGCGTCCCGCGCTGTGATGGAAGCGCAGGGTTCCGTGCTCACCAACAAGTACGCCGAAGGTCTCCCCAGCAAGCGCTACTACGGCGGTTGTGAGCACGTCGATGCCATCGAAGAACTGGCGATCGATCGAGCGAAAGAGCTGTTTGGTGCTGCCTGGGCGAATGTGCAGCCCCACAGTGGTGCGCAAGCCAATTTCGCGGTCTTTCTGGCTCTGCTGCAGCCTGGCGACACGATCATGGGACTCGATCTCTCCCATGGCGGACACCTCACCCATGGCTCGCCGGTCAATGTCAGCGGCAAGTGGTTCAACGTTGTCCAGTACGGCGTCGACAAGCACTCCCAGCGCCTCGACATGGAGGCCATCCGTCAGCTGGCGTTGGAGCACAAGCCAAAGCTGATCGTCTGCGGCTACTCCGCCTATCCCCGCATCATCGATTTCGCCGCCTTCCGTGCCATCGCTGACGAGGTCGGTGCCTACCTGCTGGCCGATATGGCCCACATCGCTGGTCTCGTGGCAGCTGGTGTGCATCCCAGCCCCGTGCCCCACTGCGATGTGGTCACGACCACCACGCACAAAACCCTTCGGGGGCCTCGCGGAGGTCTGATTCTCTGCCGTGATGCCGAGTTCGCCAAAAAGTTCGACAAGGCCGTGTTCCCCGGAAGCCAGGGCGGTCCTCTTGAGCATGTAATTGCGGCAAAAGCCGTTGCCTTCGGTGAGGCTCTGCAGCCGGCGTTCAAGCAGTACAGCCAGCAGGTGGTCGCCAATGCCTCAGCGCTTGCGGAACGTCTGGTGGCCCGCGGCATCGATGTGGTGAGCGGTGGCACCGACAACCACGTGGTGCTGCTCGACCTGCGCGGCATCGGCATGACTGGCAAGGTCGCCGACCTCCTGGTCAGTGATGTGCACATCACGGCCAACAAGAACACTGTGCCCTTTGATCCCGAATCCCCCTTCGTGACCAGCGGTCTGCGCCTCGGTACCGCCGCGTTGACCACGCGCGGTTTTGATGTCGAGGCCTTCCGCGAGGTGGCCGATGTGATCGCTGATCGTTTGCTCAATCCCGAGGATGATTCGATTCAGGCCCGTTGCTTGGAGCGAGTGGCAAGCCTCTGCAGCCGTTTTCCTCTGTACGCCACGGCTGCAGAGCCGGCGCTTGTCTGACTGGACCACACCCCCTTGGATCCACTCCAAGGGGCTGCCTAGGATTGCCCCATTACGGTCCGTACAGGGCTGCCACCTCCGGAGTTTTGCGTGACTCTCGCGAGCACTCCTCTCGCAGTCGCCATCGGGATCTTCGTCGTTTCGGCGTTGATCACCACGGTGATTGCGCCGGTGGTGCGGCGGCTGGGGTTGCTGCATGGATTCACCGACACGCCTGATCCGCGCAAGCAGCACAGCGTTCCCATGGTGCGTTTGGGTGGAGTGGCCATGGTGTTGGGCTTTTGTTTGGCCCTGGGGTTGACCTGGCTGGTCGGTGGATTCGGACTGCTCTCCCCAGCCCGCGATCAATTGATCTGGACCACGCTCGCGGGTTCGCTCTGCTTCTTCGTGATCGGTCTGGCTGACGACCTCTTTTCGCTCTCGCCCTGGCCGCGGCTTGCAGGTCAAGTGGCTGTTGCTGTGGTGGTCTGGTCGCAGGGGGTGCAGATCGGTGCGATCGATCTCCCCTGGTTGTCCAGCAGCGCAGAGGCGTTGGTGCTGCCCGACATGATCAGCCTCTTGGCCACGGTGATCTGGCTGGTTGGAATCACCAATGCCATCAACTGGTTGGATGGGCTGGATGGTCTTGCCGCCGGAGTGGCGGGCATTGCGGCCATCGGTCTCGTGTCGGTGAGCTTCTCTTTGCATCAGGTCGCTGCAGCGTTTCTCGCTGCAGCGCTCGCCGGATCCTGCTTCGGCTTTCTCCGGCACAACTTCAATCCCGCCCGCATTTTCATGGGCGACGGGGGGTCTTATTTCCTTGGTTTCAGCTTGGCTGCCATCAGCATCGTGGGCCCCGCCAAGGGGCTGACCACCGTCAGCCTGCTGCTGCCGCTGCTGATTCTCTCTCTGCCCTTGGCTGACATGTCGGCCGTGATCATGGGGCGGCTCCGCTCAGGACGATCTCCCTTCTATCCCGATCGCCGCCATCTGCATCACCGGCTGCTCAGGGCCGGATTCAGTCATCGCCGAACCGTGCTGCTCATTTACGTGTTCACCCAGTGGCTCGCAGCCATCGCGATGGTGGTGGCCAATGTGGAGATGCGTTTTCTCTGGCTCGGTCTTGCCACAGCGATTCTGGTCGGCACCGTCGTGGTGATTCAGCGTCAACGGGGCGACGCGCTCGAGTCTGAAGCTGTGCTCACTTCGAGTGATTCGTCAGTTCCGGAGGATTGTCCCCAGTCCTGCTGTTCCGACCCCCATGGTTGAGAGATCTCAGCCCTTCGGTGTGGAAATCCTCTGCGTCGGCACGGAGCTGCTGCTGGGCAACATCCTTAATGGCAATGCCCGCTGGCTGGCAGAAGAGCTTTCGGCCTTGGGGCTACCGCATTACCGGCAGACCGTGATCGGCGACAACCGTGAACGGTTGATCGCCCAGATTCAAGAGATTGCAGGACGCTCGCGGGTGTTGATCACCACCGGTGGGTTGGGCCCCACTCCCGATGACCTCACTACCGAAGCGATTGCCGCTGCGTTTTCAACGCCCCTTGAGGAGCGGCCGGAGGTCTGGGCTGACATCACGGCGAAGTCACGCAGTCGTGGTCGGGAGCCCAGCGTTGAGACCCGTCGTCAGGCCTTGCTGCCTCAAGGCGCAGCAGTGCTGCCCAACCCCACCGGGACTGCTCCGGGAATGATCTGGTCACCTGTGGAAGGGTTCACGCTGCTGACCTTCCCTGGTGTTCCGAGTGAGATGCGGGCGATGTGGCAACAGACGGCTGCACCCTGGTTTCGTCAGTCTGGTCTGTCCACTGGTGCTTACGTCAGCCGCATGCTGCGGTTCTGGGGGATCGGCGAATCGGCGCTGGCTGCGCAGGTTGGCGATCTGCTCGATCAGTCCAATCCAACGGTGGCACCGTATGCAGGCCGCGGAGAGGTGAAACTGCGAATCACGGCGCAGGCCGCGTCCGAGGCCGAGGCGCAGCGTTTGGTGATGGCCACGGAAGACGATCTGCGCCAGCGCACCGGCCAGCTCTGTTTCGGGGTCGATGATCAATCGCTGGCCAGCATTGTGCTTGCGCAACTGCGTCGACGCGGTCAGACCCTGGCAGTGGCTGAGTCCTGCACCGGAGGGGGGCTGGGCGCCGAGCTCACCGCTGTGCCTGGATCGTCGGACGTCCTTCTCGGCGGGGTGATTGCCTACTCCAATGCCATCAAGAACAAGGTGCTCGGTGTGCCGGAAGCTCTGCTTGAGCAGTTCGGTGCCGTCAGCGATCCTGTCGCTGAGGCGATGGCGGAGGGCGTCCGTCGCCTCACAGACAGTGACTGGTCTCTGGCCATTACGGGGATTGCGGGGCCAGGTGGTGGCACCGAGTCCAAACCGGTGGGTTTGGTGCATCTCGCTGTTGCTGGCCCCGATGGATGTGAGAGTCATCCCATCAGACTCGGCTCCAGCCGCGGTCGTGACTGGATCCGCATGGTCAGTGCCGGTGAGGTGCTCAACCGCCTGCGGCTGCGGCTGATCGCATCGAATTCCTGATAGCTGGCCATCTAGGGTTGGCTGTTCACAGCTGGCCTGGAATGAGCAGCGGAACCCTTTACGACAAGGTCTGGGATCTGCATCGTGTCGCGGATCTGCCTGGCGGAGCCACACAGCTGTTCATCGGTCTGCACCTGATTCATGAGGTGACCAGCCCCCAGGCTTTTGCTGCTCTCGACGAGAAAGGTCTGTCGGTGCGCTGTCCTGAGCGCACGGTGGCCACCGTTGACCACATCGTTCCCACCCTCAGCCAGGCTCGCCCGTTCGCTGATCCTCTGGCGGAGGAAATGCTCAGCACGCTGGAGCGCAACTGCGAACGTCATGGCATCACCCTCAATGGCCTCGGTAGTGGTCGCCAGGGGATCGTGCACGTGATTGCTCCCGAGCTGGGCCTCACCCAACCGGGAATGACTGTGGCTTGCGGTGACTCGCACACCTCCACCCATGGCGCCTTCGGTGCGATTGCTTTCGGGATCGGCACCAGTCAGGTGAGGGATGTGCTTGCGAGCCAGAGCCTGACGATGAACAAGCTCAAGGTGCGCCGGATCTGGGTGGAGAACCGTCTCAGCGAGGGTGTGTTCGCCAAGGATCTGATTCTCCATGTCATCCGCACTCTCGGGGTGAAGGCAGGGGTCGGTCATGCCTACGAATTCGCGGGACCCGCAATCGACGCCCTGTCGATGGAGGAGCGCATGACCCTCTGCAACATGGCGATTGAAGGTGGTGCGCGCTGCGGCTACGTGAACCCTGATCAGGTCACCTTCGACTACCTCAAGGGCCGAGCTGAGGCACCTGCGGAGGGACTGTGGGATCGAGCCGTCACGTGGTGGCGCTCGCTGGCCACAGATGCTGATGCTTGCTTTGACGACGAGATCCGTTTCGACGCTGCCACCATTGCTCCTACGGTGACCT
This region of Synechococcus sp. NOUM97013 genomic DNA includes:
- a CDS encoding competence/damage-inducible protein A, whose amino-acid sequence is MVERSQPFGVEILCVGTELLLGNILNGNARWLAEELSALGLPHYRQTVIGDNRERLIAQIQEIAGRSRVLITTGGLGPTPDDLTTEAIAAAFSTPLEERPEVWADITAKSRSRGREPSVETRRQALLPQGAAVLPNPTGTAPGMIWSPVEGFTLLTFPGVPSEMRAMWQQTAAPWFRQSGLSTGAYVSRMLRFWGIGESALAAQVGDLLDQSNPTVAPYAGRGEVKLRITAQAASEAEAQRLVMATEDDLRQRTGQLCFGVDDQSLASIVLAQLRRRGQTLAVAESCTGGGLGAELTAVPGSSDVLLGGVIAYSNAIKNKVLGVPEALLEQFGAVSDPVAEAMAEGVRRLTDSDWSLAITGIAGPGGGTESKPVGLVHLAVAGPDGCESHPIRLGSSRGRDWIRMVSAGEVLNRLRLRLIASNS
- the leuC gene encoding 3-isopropylmalate dehydratase large subunit, with amino-acid sequence MSSGTLYDKVWDLHRVADLPGGATQLFIGLHLIHEVTSPQAFAALDEKGLSVRCPERTVATVDHIVPTLSQARPFADPLAEEMLSTLERNCERHGITLNGLGSGRQGIVHVIAPELGLTQPGMTVACGDSHTSTHGAFGAIAFGIGTSQVRDVLASQSLTMNKLKVRRIWVENRLSEGVFAKDLILHVIRTLGVKAGVGHAYEFAGPAIDALSMEERMTLCNMAIEGGARCGYVNPDQVTFDYLKGRAEAPAEGLWDRAVTWWRSLATDADACFDDEIRFDAATIAPTVTWGITPGQGIGVDECVPVSDELEAADRPIAEEAYRYMDLAPGQPIEGVPVDVCFIGSCTNGRLSDLQAAAAVARGRHVAEGIKAFVVPGSEQVARAAVAEGLDQVFREAGFEWREPGCSMCLAMNPDRLEGRQISASSSNRNFKGRQGSPSGRTLLMSPAMVAAAAIAGRVSDVRQLN